caaagCCCTATGGTTAGCTGGTTGAAAGTAATACGCTATATAGAGAATAAGTTGTCATTTCAGATGTAGTAAGACCATAGGAGAGGTGTGATCGCTCCCAGAACGGCAGGATAGCATCGCTACACTGCAGTACAGCACACTGCCATGCTGCAGAGGAGCAGCTCCTACACAGCAACAGCAGAGGGACTCGAGGCGATGCCCAGGGATGCTGTATGCTTAATTAAGGAGATGCTttcacgctgtgtgtgtgtgtgtgtgtgtgtgtgtgtgtgtgtgtgtgtgtgtgtgtgtgtgtgtgcgtgtgtgcgtgcaacACACCCTATAGCTGGAATGTCACAGTGAATATGAAAGTATGAATAGGAGTTATATGAATGCGATCATTATAATAACACAGATAACCACTATGTTAGATACACAATGTGTACATGTGAGTTCTTgtgcacagccacacacacacacacaataatacacaTGTATCAGTCAATAAGAAATAACTGTACACCCTATAATAAAACAGCACAACCTCCACAGAGTCCTGTGGGCTTATTTTAGACAGTGTTTTCACAGTCCCAGTCAGAGCAAAGGGGAGGTGAAACAGTGAGAGGCAATCAGGCCAGGGCAGCATCCATTTTACGGAAACAGAGAGGTAGACCCACCCCGTCATACACCctcgctctcccccctcccctaccAATCCAGGCCAGAGCCCGAGGACACTGCACCTCTGTGTCCTAAACAGGGGTGTGTCTGCCCCCTTTAAACCAACAGCTGCCTGTATCCTATCAGACACCAGACCCTGCATCTGCTGCTGCCCCCCTGTGGACCAAACCACAATGGTACGGTCCTGACAGTGAGTCAGCTGGTTGCTACGGCAACGCATCCCACCTCTCTTCCAGAGAGCCATGAAAAAAAGGAGCTCTAAGAAAAACAgcatggagggaggaagagaaaatgAACAGATTACTCATGAACCTTCTTGCCCTTTCTTATAATAATGTATCACTCACAAAGATACCAAGAAAGTTAGTGGAATGTCTAACAGAAGAATGTACAGGCTTGTGGAAAGCGGTGTTACCATATTGACTAGTTACATAAAGAGTCCTGTTCATAAGAAGAAAGAGCATCTTCTTCTGATTAAAACAACACAGTGAAACACAGATGTGACTTTGGACGCCTGAACGCATCATGGGTTTAtacacagaacagaggagagctctttcgctctctcctccatcgctctctcactcactgcaGCAGAATGGTGCagctggagagggggaggggagggaagcaGAGAAAAAacgagaacagagagaaagaggagggaagaggacacACAAATCCACAATGCCTTATAAAGGATACAGTTCGCCAACAAACATTCCTTGCTACAAACATACACTGAGTACATTAAACcccctctttccatgacatagactgaccaggtgaatccaggcgaaagctatgatcccttattgatgtcacttgttacctccacttcaatcagtgtagatgaaggggagcagacaggttaaataatgatttttaagccttgagacaactgagacatggattgtgtatgtgtgcaattcagaaggtgaatgtgcaagacaaaatattgaagtgcctggtttgtgtcaagaactgcaacactgctgggtttttccaaactcagcagtttcctgtgtgtatcaagaatggtccaccacacaaaggacatccagccaacttgacacaactataggaagcattggagtcaacatgggccagcatccctgtggcacgctttcaacactttgtagagtccacgccccgaAGAATTGAGGCCGTTCTGAGGGCCAacacattaggaaggtgttcctaatgtttgtataTTCAGTGTACATGTTGAATCAAAATCATCACTAATGTTATGACCTTTCTCCATAGACATCATCACTGATGATCATGACAATACTGGCATCATTGACACGGCCACTGTTAATACTGGCATCATTGACACGGCCACTGTTAATACTGGCATCAATGACCATCTTGTGACCACCATAATAGTCATTTTGATTACATACACAATAAGCATATAGTTCATGACCCCACAGTAACTCCTTTTCCTGCTGGTGGTTGTTAGGGCTCAGCCTCAGGGTCTGACTGAATGAATCACTCGACCTGGTTTTCAGACCACAGAAAAATGGCAGTGGTGAGTCTACCCAGCCTGACAGATCAGAACAGCGTCATACAcagctacgcacacacacacagtgtgtttttgcgtgtgtgtgctgtgcgCGTGCCGCTACTATGCAAAGGCGTGCGTTGCGTCGCAGTGTGTATTGGTGTGGGACTCAGACGgcgtgtatgagtgtgtgtgtgtgtgtgtgtgtgtgacgtataAGACAAGTCTGACTGTGCCCCACTGTTCCACTGCCCTGTATAATCCCCGGTGTAATCCTTTCCAGAGGATCAGCCTGTACAAACTCACTAGGCTTCATGCACTACTGGAAAAGCAACAACCATAtacccacacacaaacaatcaGTGTGTAGGTATCAataggagggaggtgtgtgtagtcCCTCCCCCccacaccttttttttttttaaggaactcATTTGGGCAGTCaatttactcttgaaagttgtaagaGTACAACACACAAGTTGCAATTTGAAATTGGGTAACGCATCAGCAGGTCTCTTCTTATATCAGTCATTGTAGACCTTCGAGGGCTCTTTACAACTTGTCGGAAATGTCCaggtcaactagcccatgtccaCTAACGTTTCTTAGCTAGGTTTTCTAACCCATGGATTTTGTTGTAACGTTTGTGTCAAACAGATATCACCTGAACACACAGATGAGCTTTCAACTGCAATatgttctctccaccccatgtATGTTTGGAACGGCCCGtttgaaaaagtttgggaaccactgacctaCGACAATATAATATGTGTTTGGATGAAGTATGTCCTTAATGTATGTAAGTGTCCAGCTGCATGTACATTGCTCAATAGGTCAGGCTGAAGCGGTACAGATTGCGCGCTAGAATTTGAAAGGTCATTcctgattgagccgacatatgcaacGTTTACCGTGAAAGGCAGTCTCCGCTGGCGCGGAAGTTCACGCTGTAACACTGACCTTCAGCAATGCGGCCTGATTAGAgcccttacacggaacccaaaccggctgcttgcgtgcgccatcgtgcactatcgtgcatacatttattttgccccaccccacacacaccaaacgcgatcacaacacgcaggttcaaatatcaaaacaaactctgaaccaataacattaatttgaggacaggtcgaaaagcattaaacatgtaaggcaatttagctagctagcttgcacttgctagctaacgttaatttgtcATTTTTAGCTAGCTTAATTtgaggacaggtcgaaaagcattaaacatgtaaggcaatttagctagctagcttgcacttgctagctaacgttaatttgtcatttttagctagcttgctgggaTATTtttttgctagctaatttgtcctgggatataaacattgagttgttattttacctgaaatgcacaaggtcctctactccgacaattaatccacacatgaaacggccaaccgaatcgtttctagtcatctctcctccttccaggctttttcatttttgtaacttatatggtgatcgcatctaaactttcattgtaCTACCACGACAACCGGAAAcaaagttcgtctttcaatcacccacgtgggtataaccaatgaggatatgactttcagcgcgatctgcgACAGAAATAGGAACGACTTCTATTTTAACAGTTGGcgcgcaagcagtgtgggtgcaataattgaataacatggatttctaaatttattttgcgacaCTCGCGCACGCGacatgtccggtctggtcagcatgttaggtcTCATGTGTTCCAGATGCGTCAATCTCTTTGCGTTCCCGCGGAAGTCATTTGTTCTATGGCGTAGTCCACACCGTCAAATTGAGGATGCCGCACTCGGCTGCGGTGCGTTCTGTGTACAGCATTCGTTAAAAATGTGCAACTCGTGCGTTGCTTTAACGTGCGGTGGCACAAacggaagtacacacacacacagacacacacacacacacatactacaacTGGCTAGGGAAGCACATGTGCAAAAACAATGCGGGCTAGACATCCAGAAAAACAAAACGCATCTGGTGGACATCGGGCGTTAGCCAAAACTGCCTCGCTTCTCTTCAGGCCTGCACACAGAGGAAATATTTAGCATGATATACCACCAGTCATTACATCCCTATGAGTACCGCAAAGGTCTGAAGTAGCTTTCTCTCCTTACGTTTAGCAGATGTGACTTACAAGAGCAATTCGGGTTAAGTgcctttgctcaagggcacatcaaaagATATTTCCCCTagccggctcagggattcaaaccagcaaccgttcggttactggcccaacgctcttaaccactaggctatctgccgctcTCCTTCGCCCTCAGTGACCTGAAAACATAGGATAGGTGAAAGCAGTATATCATATCTCAGCTATTTGCTTCCACCTGACCCTTTCTTTCACATCAGTGCAGACAGACAAATGAGAGGAAGCTGCTCCGGACTTTGGAGAAACAGCCTGGGCCGGTAGGACACATCCAAGGACACTGCAGGGAAACACGACACTTCTACTACCAGGCCAGGGCGAAGAGTATGGGGGTTTACTGTAATGACTGAAATAGACTGAGCGAAAAGATTTTAAGATTTAGgggtacagaacagtacaggcAGAGTTCCCTCCCTCTAATGGCCTCCATCATCCAAAGCTGAACTGAGATGACATGATACTGTTTGAGCGAGTCCATAAAAGTTGCAGAGGGTGTAAGGGATGGATAATGGATGGATTCACTTTCTCTAAAATGAGAATGTACACTCCCTGTTCCCCTCTTCTCTTTACTTACATCAGATCACACAAAGTTACTACACAGACTTATGGCTAGAGTTGATCAAAAACCAGCAGTGCTGTTTTAACTCCCCTTAGCAGATTCCCAGTGAAGTGAGTGAGAGTGTTTTGAGTGTGAGCAGACGTGTGTGATAGAGGATGAGGTCAATCACAAATCTACCAGACATCCCTGATATGTAATCAAGGATCTTGTAATGGGGCAGGCGAAGCTGGGGAAGCAGATTAGATCTTCCAACCGCACTTTCCAGAATACTAgttaagaaacacacacacacagctcagtgcATCCTGATCACCATACACACCAATCATAAACACTGCTCAAAAATCCAACATCCAACGTTAATCATCAGACACAGCAACGCACTGCTGCAGAAACAGCTGCACACCAGACGGCTGGGCTGGTGAGGAAGGAAGTACAGTATGAGCAACAGCTTGGGGCTGTGGGGAAGCAGCTTCTTCCCATAGCAGTGTGGATGATCACAAGGTCAGGAAACTACAGGCCCTTGGCTCATGGTGGGTTCCAAAATGGTTGTCAAGGTAGCGGTTTGCTAAATCCTTCCTCAGAGGGAAAACCACTGTTCTACATTTCAGAGTTCATCCAAGTGGGGATCAGAACCAGAAGCAAGAAATCATACCCTAAGGTCTCCCACATGTATACACTGGACTGAACTGAACCAGACTGGACGTAGGGGTGTATGGGTCGGTGGGGTCtgacccacacagagacacagtgagttccCGGATTTACGGTCCATAGTAAAGCCTTCCTCGCTAATGAGCCTGAGAACCAGAGTTTAGCGGTAAAATGTGGTTAAAATGGATAAAGTGGACACAGATGTGGGGTGATAATGATGATAGACTGTTTCCAGAGGGACAGAGGTTTCCTCAATAAAACCTCAAGCATTTCTGTGTCGTGCCAGATGTTTATGAGAGCCATGTGCTACTCTTCTACACAtaaacagtgaacacacacacttgCTGAGCCTATACCGTATAAACTGGGTGgctcaagccctgaatgctgattggctgacagttgtggtatatcagaccgtataccactggtatgacaaaacatgtatttttactgctctcattacgttggtaaccagtttataacagcaataaggcacgggGCTATTATAAGCCCTTTATGATGCTGTCTGCAGTgagaagggggaaggaggggtAGAAGAAAATTAATAAAAAGCTCTCCTCAGTGATGCAAACATGTGACCTGCAGCATATTCAGGAATAGAGCAATGTCTTCTTAtcatcctgtctctccatctccctcctcctctcttcttcgcTCTTTCCTTTCAGCGCCTCACCtcattctttctcctcctcttgcctTTGCTGAGCTCTCATATAGCTTTCTTTCCCTCACTTCTTCCATCTTTCCCCCATATATCATTTTCTATCTGCCTCATTATGTATGAGCTCAACCCTTTCAATTATGTATAGTCATTTAGCCAACCCCTTCCCACCTTATGCTCTCATAACCTCTTCCTCTGCAAACACTGCAGCTTGTGGTGCAAAATGGCTGCCGTACATCACTAACGCGGGTGCTGCTGCGCATGAACGGCGGATGAGGTAAACTACAACacgtctcctcctcccctcccccgccttctccctctctctggctccctgcTACTGCCTCTCTCCATCATAAATCCTTCTATCATCACGTTTTCCACCTCTaaatccctttcctctctccctcccttaccGCTCCTCAATATGTTCTCCTCTCCcgcccttcatccctctctcgtCCTCTGCACAGTTCAAAGACAGGAATATAACAGcagcgtgtgagagagaggaaactAGGTCAGTGAAAAATAGTgcaatgtgtgtgagagagcaaaAAAAAAACTCTGCAGTGATGCTTCTCCACAGCCCCAACCCAGTCCAGCCACAGTCCAGTATAGTTCTTTATGTGTCTACTGTGTGTGGCCCCTTCACCAGCACTGCCCTCTATGTCCCTCTAtgtctttatttaacctttatttaacttggcaagtcagttaagaacaaattcttattttcaatgacggcctaggaacagtagtttaactggggcagaacgacagatttttaccatgtcagctcagggattcgatcttgcaaccttccggttactagtccaactctctaaacactaggctacctgccgtattCCATAAGATTATGTCTCTATACCGGTAAAAATAGGTTTGCTGCTTTGGTTCACAAGACAGTCTTTGGCAACACTACGGTAGCCTatattcagtggtgtaaagtacttaagtaaaagtactttaaagtattacttaagtaGCTTTtggggatatctgtactttactttactattgatatttgtgacaacttttacttttacttcactatattcctgAAGAAAATTATGTAAGTTTTACtccacacattttccctgacacccaaaagaacTCGTTaccttttgaatgcttagcaggacagacaAATTGTAAAAATCCACacacttatcaaaagaacatccctggtcattcttactgcctttgatctggtcggactccctaaacacacatgcttgatttgtcaattatgtctgagtgtgcccctggctatccgtaaataaatcaaaaacaagaaaatggcgctgtctggtttgcttaatataaggaatttaaatgatttatacttttacttttgatacttaagtatgtataaaaccagatacttttagacttttactcaagtagtattttactgggtgactttcacttttacttgagtcattttctatttaggtatctttacttttacttaagtatgacaattgacaTTTTTTTCCACCACTACATTACATGAGGTATTATTCCAGGGTGACTTTAGAGGAATGTGATGACCTAATACCTGGTACAGGCACCATTCTGTTATCAAAGTTGACACACAAAAATCTGTGTAAAATTAGTAGGTACATGTACAGCCTAGCTAACCACTTGTTCTTGTAAGCATGTTACAAGGATATTCGTTTTTTTCCACTGGTAAGTAACAATGCTCACCTGACTTTCTGAAATGTCACTGATCAGTTTGTCCCTCTGCGCGTTGGGGAGAGTCTGTGTTCCGTCCAGACTAATGATGCTCTGACTGTAAGGTCTGACATATTTCATATCACTCTTTCTGGGGTCGGTGGTTCCACACACCTCGTAATTGAACACGTGCTTCAAAGTACCTGTGCCTCCAACGTCTGCGTAAAGGGGCGGGTAATACGGAATAACTGGGAGATTCCCGTTGGATTTGTAAAACATTCGCTCTCGTCTCCATCTGTAGCATTTCACTAACAGGATGGCTATGATGGACACAATAAAGAAAAATGAAACTACAGCCAGAGCCAAGACTAAGTAAAAAGTCAGATTGTCATTGTACTCCTTGTCGTGCGTAAAGTCAGTGAACTCCGAGAGCACTTCAGGGAAGCTGTCCGCCACCGCCACGTTAACATTGACTGTAGCTGAACGAGAGGGCTGCCCGTTGTCCTCCACTACCACAGTGAGCCTTTGTTTCACAGCATCTTTATCATTGACTTGGCGTATAGTTCTTATTTCTCCATTCTGTAAGCCCACTTCAAACAGCGCCCTGTCTGTCGCTTTCTGCAGTTTATACGAGAGCCAGGCATTCTGTCCAGAGTCCACATCAACAGCCACCACTTTAGTAACAAGATAGCCAACATCTGCTGAACGAGGCACCATTTCAGCCACCAGAGAGCTGCTAGTCTGGACTGGGTACAGAACCTGAGGCGCGTTGTCATTCTGGTCCTGAATCATTATTTTCACAGACACATTGCTACTGAGTGGAGGGGAGCCTCCATCCTGCGCTTTTACGCGAATTTTGAACTCTTTCATTTGCTCATAATCGAAAGAACGCACAGCAAGAATCACCCCACTCTCTGCATTCACTGAAACGCACGCAGACACCGACAATCCATTTACTTGATAATCATCGAGCAGATATGAAATATGCGCGTTGTTGCCAGAGTCTTTGTCGCTGGCCTTGACAGAAAATATTGACATTCCAGGTGAGTTATTCTCAACAACGTAAGCTGTGTACGACTGTCGTGGAAACAGGGGGGCGTTGTCATTCACATCTGATATTTTCAGTGTTACTGTCTTATTAGTGGAAAAAGGTGGAGACCCTTCATCAGCGgctgttattgttatgttatattCGGACACAGTTTCACGGTCCAATGCCTGATCAGAAACTAAACTGTAGAAATTAGTAGAGGATGACTTTATACCGAATGGTAAACCAGGACTAATAGAACACTTCACCTGACCGTTTTTACCTGAGTCTAAGTCTTTGATATTGAGCATGGCTATGACCGTCTCCGGGACAGAGTCCTCGGGAATAGGGTTGGAGAAGGAAATTATGCTAATCACTGGTGCATTGTCGTTGACGTCAGCCATTTCAATAAGCACTTTACTAGTGTCTGTTAAACCCCATTTGTCTGTAGCCTCCACATCTAGCTCATAATGTTTTACTTTTTCATAGTCAAGCATGCCATTAACTGTAATATCGCCTGAAACGGTGTCAATATTAAACAAGCTTGATGCGCTGCTACCAGTACTTCGAGAAAACGAATACGTCACCTCACCATTTGCTCCTTGATCTGCATCAGTTGCACTGACTCTCAAGACAATGGTGCCTTTTGATGCATTCTCTGGTAAGGTTACCCTGTATACAGACTTACTGAATACTGGAGAATTGTCGTTTGCATCTAAGACAATTACGTTGATTTTGACTGAGCCAGATTTCTGGGGGGTCCCGCCATCATAAGCAGTTAAGATTAATTTATGCTCTTCCTGCTTTTCTCTATCAAGTGCGATCTGAAGAACCATTTCGACATATTTTGTTCCATCAGGACGAGATAGGGTATTCAATTTAAAATGATCGGTGGGATTCAGTTGGTATGTTTGGAGAGTATTTATGGCTAC
This genomic stretch from Oncorhynchus tshawytscha isolate Ot180627B linkage group LG21, Otsh_v2.0, whole genome shotgun sequence harbors:
- the LOC112220809 gene encoding protocadherin gamma-A11-like isoform X8 codes for the protein MMMDVLCCHGAGRTSSRTWKWQTWLVLFICLCGVGVARAQVRYSIPEEMAKGSLVGNIMQDLGLDVKRLKSGRARIFTEDGSEYIGLNADKGTLVVKERIDREELCAKVSPCSLHFQIIVENPMELHRIDVEILDINDNAPAFERKEIRFEISESAPPGARFSLDSAKDPDVAINTLQTYQLNPTDHFKLNTLSRPDGTKYVEMVLQIALDREKQEEHKLILTAYDGGTPQKSGSVKINVIVLDANDNSPVFSKSVYRVTLPENASKGTIVLRVSATDADQGANGEVTYSFSRSTGSSASSLFNIDTVSGDITVNGMLDYEKVKHYELDVEATDKWGLTDTSKVLIEMADVNDNAPVISIISFSNPIPEDSVPETVIAMLNIKDLDSGKNGQVKCSISPGLPFGIKSSSTNFYSLVSDQALDRETVSEYNITITAADEGSPPFSTNKTVTLKISDVNDNAPLFPRQSYTAYVVENNSPGMSIFSVKASDKDSGNNAHISYLLDDYQVNGLSVSACVSVNAESGVILAVRSFDYEQMKEFKIRVKAQDGGSPPLSSNVSVKIMIQDQNDNAPQVLYPVQTSSSLVAEMVPRSADVGYLVTKVVAVDVDSGQNAWLSYKLQKATDRALFEVGLQNGEIRTIRQVNDKDAVKQRLTVVVEDNGQPSRSATVNVNVAVADSFPEVLSEFTDFTHDKEYNDNLTFYLVLALAVVSFFFIVSIIAILLVKCYRWRRERMFYKSNGNLPVIPYYPPLYADVGGTGTLKHVFNYEVCGTTDPRKSDMKYVRPYSQSIISLDGTQTLPNAQRDKLISDISESQQKPPNADWRFTQGQRPGPSGAGGPPEMAMGTGPWPNPPTEAEQLQALMAAANEVSEATATLGPGTMGLSTRYSPQFTLQHVPDYRQNVYIPGSTATLTSNPQQQQQQQMAAQHQALQAQPSEAAPQPEPPKAAQTPASKKKSTKKEKK